One window of Candidatus Neomarinimicrobiota bacterium genomic DNA carries:
- a CDS encoding Rrf2 family transcriptional regulator, translating into MLKITRKIEYALLALRHMQAKEFGTVTSASDIADRYAIPNEILAKTMQLMAREKIVDAVKGPHGGYRIKADLNKITLTEFFEKVEGPLGLMDCYFDSGCVQIDCCTIRSPIQKINDSLRKMFSNMTVREITSV; encoded by the coding sequence ATGCTTAAAATTACACGAAAAATTGAATACGCTCTTTTAGCTCTGAGACACATGCAAGCAAAAGAATTTGGCACAGTAACATCTGCATCAGATATTGCCGATCGGTACGCTATTCCAAATGAAATTCTAGCAAAAACTATGCAGCTTATGGCACGAGAAAAAATTGTAGATGCGGTGAAAGGCCCTCATGGCGGTTATCGCATTAAAGCAGATTTAAATAAAATCACCCTAACTGAATTTTTCGAAAAGGTTGAAGGGCCATTAGGATTAATGGATTGCTATTTTGATTCAGGGTGTGTTCAAATAGATTGTTGTACAATCCGTTCTCCCATTCAAAAAATTAATGACAGCCTACGAAAAATGTTTTCAAACATGACCGTAAGGGAAATTACATCCGTCTAA
- the deoC gene encoding deoxyribose-phosphate aldolase yields METFINRIDQVGAQERVSRLFSRSVKKESKMDALKTVLSMIDLTTLEGKDSPGKVKQLCYKAAHLHDQFSGLPSVAAICVYPTMVPVAKKALENTDINVASVATAFPAGMASLEYKLEEVKKVVADGADEVDMVISRGKFLRGEYTYVADEISAVKEACGKAHLKVILETGELVTLDNVRLASDIAMAAGADFIKTSTGKVSPAATPPVVLIMLEAIRDYYKKTGKKIGMKPAGGISKAKLAIQYLVMIKETLGQDWLHADLFRFGASSLANDVLMQIVKQSTGVYQSANYFSMD; encoded by the coding sequence ATGGAAACTTTTATTAACCGAATTGATCAAGTGGGTGCACAGGAAAGAGTTTCAAGGCTTTTTTCTCGAAGTGTCAAAAAAGAATCAAAAATGGATGCTTTAAAAACTGTTTTAAGCATGATCGATTTGACGACGCTGGAAGGGAAAGATTCCCCGGGAAAAGTAAAACAGTTATGCTACAAAGCGGCTCATTTACATGATCAATTTTCAGGTTTGCCATCCGTAGCGGCTATTTGTGTTTATCCCACTATGGTGCCCGTTGCAAAAAAAGCATTAGAAAATACAGATATAAATGTTGCGTCTGTTGCAACGGCTTTTCCAGCGGGAATGGCATCTCTTGAATATAAATTGGAGGAAGTAAAGAAGGTCGTTGCTGATGGAGCCGATGAAGTGGATATGGTCATTTCCAGAGGAAAATTTCTTCGGGGGGAATACACGTATGTAGCAGATGAAATATCAGCTGTAAAAGAAGCCTGCGGAAAGGCACATTTAAAGGTCATTTTAGAGACAGGCGAATTGGTAACATTGGATAATGTTCGTTTAGCCAGCGATATTGCCATGGCAGCTGGAGCTGATTTCATCAAAACATCCACAGGAAAAGTATCACCAGCGGCTACACCTCCCGTGGTACTTATTATGTTAGAAGCGATTCGTGATTATTACAAAAAAACAGGTAAAAAAATAGGCATGAAACCGGCTGGAGGAATTAGTAAAGCTAAATTGGCCATTCAATATTTGGTAATGATAAAAGAAACATTAGGGCAGGATTGGCTGCATGCTGACTTATTTCGATTTGGCGCCAGTTCTTTAGCAAACGATGTGTTGATGCAAATTGTTAAGCAATCAACCGGCGTTTATCAATCCGCAAATTATTTCTCAATGGATTAA
- the rpsU gene encoding 30S ribosomal protein S21 encodes MVEIQVRDGEPLERALRRFKKKWERAGVLREVRRKAFFVKPSDEKREIRKKSIRRISRLNRLKRR; translated from the coding sequence TTGGTTGAAATTCAAGTAAGAGATGGAGAACCGCTGGAACGTGCGCTGAGACGTTTTAAGAAAAAATGGGAACGCGCAGGTGTTCTCAGAGAGGTTAGACGCAAAGCGTTTTTCGTTAAACCGAGTGATGAAAAAAGGGAAATCCGGAAAAAAAGTATCCGAAGAATTTCTCGGCTTAATCGGCTTAAAAGACGATAA
- a CDS encoding phosphoglucosamine mutase, protein MINRSISGIRGLADSDLSREFIKSAASGAHQLLNPGVIFVGRDPRPSGSDISDYFIQTLLSFGRDVIEVGIAPTPTIQFMTASTDAAGGIVVTASHNPSEWNGLKFITKDGTFFDSELCGRLFQLMDTGISIPKAQDRGLHLPDQNSIQRHIIHIVSLKCINTKAIRSRNYKIVVDAVNGAGSEAIPHLLESLGCEVIRLNCETDLDFPRSPEPLPKNITDLCSAVIESGADAGFALDPDGDRLAIVSDKGIPLSEEYTLVMAADGYLAENSSNKYIVTNLSTTLALEKIADQHGSMVKRTPIGEIHVVNKMKELESELGGEGNGGVILSENHYGRDALVASALVLHRMTQTDKPLSEWFQSLPQFKMVKDRIELGDFNPEELFTKAKIVFKNAIIDSQDGLKFTWDDRWIHIRISNTEPIMRIYSEGPTKEIAQNLANKVKDII, encoded by the coding sequence ATGATAAATCGAAGTATATCAGGAATTCGAGGGCTCGCAGATTCAGATCTGTCCCGCGAATTTATTAAATCCGCAGCCTCTGGCGCTCACCAACTCCTGAATCCGGGAGTGATATTTGTTGGCCGAGATCCAAGACCTTCCGGATCGGATATTTCTGATTACTTCATCCAGACATTATTATCTTTCGGAAGGGATGTAATTGAAGTTGGTATTGCACCCACACCCACTATTCAGTTTATGACAGCTTCCACGGATGCTGCCGGCGGAATTGTTGTTACCGCAAGTCACAATCCATCTGAATGGAATGGCCTAAAATTTATAACCAAAGACGGTACATTTTTTGATTCAGAATTGTGCGGTAGATTATTTCAATTAATGGATACTGGAATTTCAATTCCTAAGGCACAAGACAGAGGTTTACACCTTCCTGATCAAAATTCAATTCAACGTCATATTATTCACATAGTAAGTCTCAAATGTATTAATACAAAAGCGATTCGTAGTCGGAATTATAAAATTGTTGTAGATGCGGTAAATGGCGCAGGTTCAGAAGCAATTCCTCATTTGCTGGAATCATTAGGATGTGAAGTCATTCGCCTGAATTGTGAAACCGATCTTGATTTTCCGCGATCGCCTGAACCACTCCCCAAAAATATTACAGATCTTTGTTCGGCAGTCATTGAGTCTGGAGCAGATGCTGGTTTTGCATTAGATCCTGACGGGGACCGATTAGCTATTGTTTCCGACAAAGGAATCCCATTGAGTGAAGAGTACACATTGGTCATGGCAGCGGACGGATATCTTGCCGAAAATAGTTCAAATAAATATATTGTTACTAATTTATCGACCACGCTTGCTCTTGAAAAGATAGCTGACCAACATGGAAGTATGGTAAAAAGAACTCCGATTGGTGAAATTCATGTTGTCAATAAAATGAAAGAATTGGAATCAGAGTTAGGTGGGGAAGGGAATGGTGGTGTCATTCTTTCCGAAAATCATTATGGTCGAGATGCACTAGTTGCGTCTGCTTTGGTGCTACACCGAATGACACAAACCGATAAGCCATTAAGTGAATGGTTTCAATCGCTTCCTCAATTTAAGATGGTAAAAGATCGGATTGAATTGGGTGATTTCAATCCTGAGGAACTTTTTACAAAAGCAAAAATTGTTTTTAAGAATGCAATAATTGACTCTCAAGATGGATTAAAGTTCACTTGGGATGATCGATGGATTCACATTAGAATATCCAATACTGAACCTATTATGCGAATTTATTCTGAAGGTCCAACAAAAGAGATCGCCCAAAATCTTGCGAATAAAGTCAAAGATATTATTTAA
- a CDS encoding metal-sulfur cluster assembly factor, which yields MAKITKENVIEVLKQCYDPEIPVDLWSLGLIYEIDIQDNYEGAQSDVNIVMSLTTPGCSMGQHMAEDIRTKLEANDGINQAFVRVTFDPPWEPKMMSEEAKNKLGFSPSPSTGQTGETSNINTEWE from the coding sequence ATGGCCAAAATCACAAAAGAGAATGTAATTGAAGTATTAAAACAATGTTACGATCCTGAAATTCCCGTGGACCTATGGAGTCTTGGACTTATTTATGAAATCGACATTCAGGATAATTACGAAGGTGCTCAATCTGACGTAAATATTGTTATGTCGCTTACCACTCCCGGATGTTCAATGGGGCAGCATATGGCGGAAGATATTCGCACCAAACTCGAAGCAAACGACGGTATTAATCAAGCATTTGTCCGAGTAACATTTGATCCGCCATGGGAACCGAAGATGATGAGTGAGGAAGCAAAAAATAAACTTGGATTTTCGCCTAGTCCTTCGACGGGACAAACTGGTGAAACATCTAACATTAATACGGAGTGGGAATAA
- a CDS encoding sigma-70 family RNA polymerase sigma factor, whose amino-acid sequence MAKAGRSINESNRSLSQYLEEIGKYEPLHPDREVELAIRIKKDDRLALKEMVESNLRFVVSVAKDYQGQGLPLTDLINEGNLGLIKAAGRFDETRGFKFISYAVWWIRQSILQALAEHSRIVRLPLNRVGTISKITKTAEKLEAEVERAPRDNEIGRMLEMTSDEVVDAMRISRRHQSLNEPFRDGEKNSLLDVIEDDGETPPDDLLMSESLKDEIRQSLATLKDREKMVIKMYFGIDRDYALTLNEIGEEFSLTRERVRQIKEKAIRRLRHRSRSKSLRTYLG is encoded by the coding sequence ATGGCAAAAGCTGGAAGATCTATTAACGAATCAAATCGCAGTCTCAGTCAATATTTGGAAGAGATTGGAAAATACGAACCGCTTCATCCGGATCGCGAAGTGGAATTGGCAATTCGAATCAAAAAGGATGATCGCCTTGCGCTCAAAGAAATGGTTGAATCGAACCTGCGATTTGTCGTGTCAGTTGCAAAAGATTATCAGGGGCAGGGTCTCCCATTAACTGACCTTATTAATGAAGGGAATCTGGGTCTAATTAAAGCTGCCGGAAGATTCGATGAAACAAGAGGATTTAAATTTATTTCTTACGCTGTATGGTGGATCCGCCAATCTATTTTGCAGGCACTTGCTGAACATTCAAGAATTGTACGTCTTCCGCTTAACCGTGTAGGAACTATTTCTAAGATTACTAAGACCGCAGAGAAGCTTGAAGCAGAGGTTGAGCGTGCACCACGTGATAATGAAATTGGGCGAATGCTGGAAATGACGAGTGATGAAGTTGTAGATGCAATGCGAATTTCCCGGCGTCATCAATCGCTAAATGAACCTTTTCGCGATGGAGAAAAAAATTCACTTCTAGATGTAATTGAAGATGATGGCGAAACACCGCCAGATGATTTATTGATGAGCGAATCGCTCAAAGATGAAATCCGTCAATCCCTAGCTACGTTAAAGGACAGGGAGAAGATGGTTATAAAAATGTATTTTGGAATTGATCGGGATTATGCGCTGACTCTGAATGAGATTGGAGAAGAATTCAGTCTCACTCGCGAACGGGTCCGCCAGATCAAGGAGAAGGCAATAAGACGCCTTCGTCATCGATCCCGCAGTAAATCACTAAGAACCTATTTAGGGTAA
- a CDS encoding iron-sulfur cluster assembly accessory protein — protein sequence MEKTKNQIAKNYTNAEIVITDKAAKRLKAVMESEEKPGHALRLSVVGGGCSGMSYNMSFESEQKEFDKVFESNGVTIYCDLKSYLYLKGVVIDFSNDMLSGGFQIKNPNAERTCGCGTSFSA from the coding sequence ATGGAAAAAACAAAAAATCAAATTGCCAAAAATTATACTAATGCAGAGATTGTTATAACCGACAAAGCGGCAAAGCGACTAAAAGCAGTGATGGAATCAGAAGAAAAACCCGGGCACGCGCTTAGGCTCTCTGTGGTTGGCGGCGGGTGTTCCGGGATGAGCTACAATATGTCTTTCGAATCAGAGCAAAAAGAATTCGACAAGGTATTTGAAAGCAACGGCGTAACCATTTACTGTGATTTAAAAAGCTACCTCTACCTTAAAGGGGTTGTAATAGATTTTTCAAACGATATGCTTTCTGGCGGTTTTCAGATTAAAAATCCAAATGCAGAAAGAACTTGTGGTTGCGGAACGAGTTTCTCTGCATAA